The following coding sequences lie in one Yamadazyma tenuis chromosome 3, complete sequence genomic window:
- a CDS encoding uncharacterized protein (EggNog:ENOG503PVBE), translating into MTVQVLGAAPVTSSRLDHLLILVDNIGAKSDLLIHSFHQSDAFASQICHYSTSISDMDVRIDDSHQVLKDNYQHMTEFHELSSRLYLFEHDLNHNDSTTNSHIYSHLCLEFDYLREKYATTATTSWSSSRDSPNSIHNPKNPPDGGNIQSTPQEAALSNSVSISNMNLKPIRCKPNKVYKKKSHYKISNLFNGPILNSPEELHSGLHSLHHDSTADSIHHGVNSSSDTLDNLMDVTFPQSNDTTPELELHDFDMDKPEDINVNPFDSKGSVFLSTIDCDFNDNESTLSDAPEMDFENFDSFLRRSRVNLSQDSYPYVVRKSVSDASINMTSVDPNIPSVHAMDGNADVSNDSPSKKKVSSFKFHNPIDNIKQSHECLSPTVEAIYSIPSSKSHDGERSNYESLLNKFITPETTPKKDSDSSFSLFNFINSPSATRKHSNSEQPQNQRNSIIGSSLSETFLQLMQTESSVQLVGKKTNTPILVQQKLGDGNSCGSNSRRRKREKLEELKSAPKTKPITIQNETNLKRYPPAFTSNSSSSSLVLNSNKSFIVNHGNMSIFKKPVVSSFSHRSLQEALTSNLI; encoded by the coding sequence ATGACTGTGCAAGTGTTAGGAGCTGCACCTGTCACCTCCTCCCGTCTAGACCATTTGCttattttggtggataaTATCGGGGCCAAATCAGATTTGTTAATTCACAGTTTCCACCAGTCAGATGCCTTTGCCAGCCAGATCTGCCACTACAGCACATCTATATCTGACATGGATGTCCGCATAGATGACAGCCACCAGGTTCTTAAGGACAATTATCAGCATATGACTGAATTCCATGAACTTTCGTCAAGGTTATACTTATTCGAGCATGACTTGAATCATAATGactccaccacaaacagcCATATTTACAGTCATTTGTGCCTCGAGTTTGACTACTTGCGGGAGAAGTATGCGACCACCGCTACCACTTCTTGGTCGAGCAGCAGAGACAGCCCCAACCTGATCCATAACCCTAAGAATCCCCCTGATGGTGGAAACATCCAATCCACACCACAGGAAGCTGCTCTCTCCAACTCGGTGTCCATTTCCAATATGAACCTCAAGCCCATCCGATGCAAACCCAATAAGGTctacaagaagaagtccCACTACAAAATTTCCAACTTATTCAATGGACCCATTCTCAATTCGCCAGAGGAGCTCCACCTGGGCCTTCATTCTCTTCACCATGACTCAACCGCTGACAGTATCCATCACGGTGTCAACTCTTCATCTGACACCCTTGACAACCTCATGGATGTGACGTTTCCGCAGAGTAACGATACCACCCCGGAGCTCGAATTGCATGATTTTGACATGGACAAGCCAGAAGACATCAATGTCAATCCGTTCGACAGTAAGGGAAGTGTTTTCCTCAGCACTATCGACTGTGATTTCAACGACAACGAATCGACTCTTTCTGATGCTCCAGAAATGGACTTTGAGAACTTTGACAGTTTCTTAAGGAGATCCCGCGTAAACTTGAGCCAGGACAGCTACCCATACGTGGTAAGGAAGTCGGTCAGCGATGCTAGCATCAACATGACGTCTGTTGACCCGAACATCCCCTCGGTACACGCAATGGATGGAAATGCTGATGTTTCTAACGATTCACCCAGTAAAAAGAAGGTCTCGAGCTTCAAATTCCACAACCCCATAGACAATATCAAGCAGTCGCATGAGTGTTTGTCGCCCACAGTCGAGGCCATCTACTCAATCCCGTCGAGTAAATCTCATGACGGAGAAAGGTCCAACTATGAatctttgttgaacaagttcatTACCCCAGAGACCACCCCCAAAAAGGATTCCGATTCGTCCTTCTCcctcttcaacttcattaaTTCACCATCGGCAACACGCAAACACAGCAATTCTGagcaaccacaaaaccaaagaaactCGATAATTGGCAGCTCATTGTCCGAGACTTTCCTCCAGTTGATGCAAACTGAGTCCCTGGTTCAGTTGGTTGGAAAGAAGACAAATACCCCCATTCTCGTTCAACAgaaacttggtgatggcaACTCTTGTGGCTCAAACTCTAGAAGGCGAAAACGTGAGAAACttgaggagttgaagtCGGCTCCAAAAACCAAACCTATAACCATTCAAAATGAGACCAATCTAAAAAGATACCCACCTGCATTCACGAGCAACTCGTCTTCATCGAGTCTCGtcttgaactccaacaagTCGTTCATTGTCAATCATGGCAATATGTCTATTTTCAAGAAACCCGTGGTGTCTAGCTTCAGTCATCGATCTTTACAAGAGGCATTAACTTCCAATTTGATATGA
- the KRR1 gene encoding ribosomal RNA assembly protein krr1 (EggNog:ENOG503NTXU; BUSCO:EOG09263CG4; COG:A), translating to MVSTHNRDKPWDTPDIDKWHQDEFQPEHNASGQPFTEESNFMTLFPKYREQYLRSIWNDVTKALDKHHIACQLDLVEGSMTVRTTGKTFDPAIILKARDLIKLLARSVPFPQAVKVLQDDTACEVIKIGNVVTNKDRFVKRRQRLVGPNGNTLKALELLTKCYILVQGNTVSVMGPYSGLKTVRRVVEDCMKNVHPIYHIKELMIKQELSKKPELANEDWSRFLPKFKKQNVQRKKAPKREKKVYTPFPPQQQPRKIDMQIESGEYFLRKSEKKQKQMDEKKEKQEEALSAKQQQRQQDYEAPEEESYENPLKKRKHHGEESKKKKSKKDKKDKKALE from the coding sequence ATGGTTTCTACTCATAATCGTGACAAGCCCTGGGATACCCCCGACATCGACAAGTGGCATCAGGATGAGTTCCAGCCGGAACACAATGCTAGTGGCCAGCCATTCACCGAAGAACTGAACTTCATGACGTTGTTCCCCAAGTACAGAGAACAGTACTTGAGATCCATTTGGAACGATGTCACGAAAGCTTTGGATAAACACCACATCGCCTGTCAGTTGGACCTCGTTGAAGGATCCATGACAGTCAGAACTACAGGTAAGACGTTTGACCCTGCCATCATCTTGAAAGCAAgagatttgatcaagttgttggcaaGATCGGTTCCTTTCCCTCAGGCAGTTAAAGTTTTGCAAGATGACACCGCCTGTGAAGTAATCAAGATTGGAAATGTCGTCACCAACAAGGACCGATTTGTCAAGAGAAGACAACGGCTTGTGGGCCCCAACGGGAACACTTTGAAAGCATTGGAACTTTTAACCAAATGCTACATTTTAGTCCAAGGTAACACTGTCAGCGTGATGGGACCTTACTCCGGGTTAAAGACGGTGCGGCGGGTGGTGGAGGATTGCATGAAGAACGTGCATCCGATCTACCACAtcaaggagttgatgatcaaACAGGAATTAAGTAAAAAGCCCGAGCTCGCCAACGAGGACTGGTCGAGATTCTTacccaagttcaagaagcAAAATgtccaaagaaagaaggCTCCTAAGAGAGAGAAGAAAGTGTACACACCATTCCCACCTCAGCAACAGCCTAGAAAAATTGATATGCAAATTGAGAGTGGTGAGTATTTCTTGAGGAAGAGTgagaagaagcagaagcagatggatgaaaagaaggaaaagcaGGAGGAAGCGTTGCTGGCCAAGCAGCAGCAGAGACAGCAGGACTATGAGGCTCCGGAAGAGGAATCGTACGAAAATCCgttgaaaaagagaaaacATCATGGAGAAgagctgaagaagaagaagagcaagAAGGATAAGAAGGATAAAAAGGCCTTAGAATAA
- the GIN4 gene encoding serine/threonine-protein kinase gin4 (COG:D; EggNog:ENOG503NW2V) produces MSYHSRQPSIASSLLSRANSNNHPQFIGPWRLGRTLGRGATGRVLLATHKTNGQKAAVKVVSKSELDDEDTQKPSQGGLPYGIEREIIIMKLLTHPNVLRLYDVWETSKNLYLVLEYVEGGELFDLLVERGPLPESEAVKYFRQIVLGTAYCHALGICHRDLKPENLLLDSNLNVKLADFGMAALESNGKLLETSCGSPHYAAPEIVSGLKYHGSASDVWSGGVILFALLTGRLPFDDENIRDLLLKVQAGSFEMPTDISWEAQDLIGKMLTANPDKRIATNDILKHPMLTKYPMPNEDLISVKSLPHPQTAHRSLGSVKNIDKQILQNLSILWNDRPEEDIIKCLLTNGNNPEKTFYALLMRYRHNHDESLGQSNKQVNNNGRIVGRSNSIKGSPKKKRTSQISASSSRHRPVSFQYKNRTSMINTNGKISASSSVQNSPYRSPRASGSPRKYGAINNSPYRGSPRRSPMASRPMSSSPSPAIPRNIYNEIVSAQQKGSYNTGNSSNSNSMPPSLPSKDSIDHYKRVSNYNTNHPENKPNVSDLMESANLSPGKGAPGSPNKKRNSLMRSLSKNRLSRRKSMRASMTSGLKRNSITIKLLSTYAKLSNETDWEYMDKQTRRTSATFAQLCDKIFNQEDYNEDEENLVDEEEKEAREYERLMEIERKKHEAELKARKELAKQRKRQKRKSLLSSKKLSIFIKDDANNSEMEVQVANDNASELTQPKRKSKLVQSNGLRSISEGAGKEKITDELTAEDLENIKRRSVTQPIPRQRKHPILTRRPVSRLDPLWTAYENEELDRAKEALDAEYKDSKGTKSKKKTKSHSRESMISVVNDDSFSKKRLSKQYQLPEVNMERSDLSDEYLSEIRKSRLLNSQMNISSIAKGESQIELPKKNQRHRTLIGDVNIPNVTRKSRHFTNSNKRLSVLSLYSTKESYRDLSSVIQSESKKDSSRMPHLRTSFADRLDRAGLVEEDYEEDDEPLDEGSIMDFEEHLANKRASYYTGRTNTVKRYSKAQSNRPLSQLPNLPPANHKPKSNKPDTDYPDETFSTKADRRRSKQKDDSDDYYGGLLDRDDDYDDENENDEFDGQADDKVFDNIKLPPTNGEKRHTNGGKQPQPRQKTKSMLPSAESMLIPNFDNHATKAVEKPRPYASTKPVNTTKKSTYPGDFSKSKPLEDTTNKPDQKKNKSIFRKLSWGTRKTFDDVTNPQLPSPADSFEEKKPAQRSNSFFKWFSSSSSDEGTEAEIKRFNTILPKQEMSQALFALLNSWSNFGLKNLKNDHYAYIISGGISKHNAFNLKSCKFRIKINTREFNQKSEIVCARVKGSRVTSNTLFKEIEKVLLKEGVMDS; encoded by the coding sequence ATGTCCTATCACTCAAGGCAACCCTCCATCGCCTCGTCCCTATTGTCGAGAGCTAATTCAAATAACCATCCCCAGTTCATTGGGCCTTGGAGACTCGGCAGAACCTTGGGAAGAGGCGCCACCGGCCGAGTTTTATTGGCCACCCACAAGACAAATGGACAGAAGGCCGCCGTAAAGgtggtttccaagtcagAACTAGATGACGAAGATACTCAAAAGCCTAGCCAAGGTGGCTTACCCTATGGAAttgaaagagaaattatcatcatgaagttgttaACGCACCCGAACGTATTGAGATTATATGACGTGTGGGAAACCAGCAAGAACTTGTACTTAGTGTTGGAATATGTTGAAGGTGGGGAGTTATTTGATCTTTTGGTCGAAAGAGGCCCTTTACCAGAAAGTGAAGCTGTCAAGTACTTCAGACAAATTGTGTTGGGAACTGCTTATTGCCATGCTTTGGGAATCTGCCACAGAGACTTAAAGCCCGAAAACCTACTTTTAGATTCCAATTTGAATGTCAAATTAGCGGATTTTGGAATGGCTGCTTTAGAGAGCAACGgcaagttgttggaaaccaGTTGTGGGTCTCCTCACTACGCGGCGCCTGAGATAGTGAGCGGCTTGAAATATCACGGGTCAGCCTCGGATGTATGGTCCGGCGGAGTGATATTGTTTGCTTTGTTGACGGGAAGATTACcatttgatgatgaaaacatCAGAGACTTATTATTGAAAGTCCAGGCCGGTTCATTTGAAATGCCTACTGATATCAGTTGGGAAGCGCAGGACTTAATAGGCAAAATGTTGACGGCCAATCCTGATAAGAGAATTGCAACAAACGATATCTTAAAACACCCAATGTTAACTAAATACCCTATGCCAAACGAAGATTTAATCAGTGTCAAATCTTTGCcacatccacaaactgCCCACAGATCCTTGGGAAGTGTCAAAAATATCGACAAGCAGATCTTACAGAACTTGTCTATCTTATGGAATGATAGacctgaagaagatataATAAAGTGCTTGTTGACTAACGGTAATAACCCTGAAAAGACGTTCTATGcgttgttgatgagataTAGACACAACCATGACGAGTCTCTTGGTCAATCGAACAAGCAAGTCAACAATAACGGTAGAATTGTGGGAAGAAGCAACTCGATTAAAGGAAgtccaaagaaaaagagaacCAGTCAAATCTCGGCCTCTTCTTCTCGTCACAGACCCGTTAGTTTCCAGTACAAGAACAGAACCAGTatgatcaacaccaacggTAAGAtctctgcttcttcaagtgtACAAAACTCTCCTTACAGATCTCCAAGGGCTTCTGGAAGTCCAAGAAAGTACGGTGCCATTAATAATTCTCCTTATAGAGGTTCTCCCAGAAGGTCTCCAATGGCTAGCCGGCCTatgtcttcttctccatctCCTGCAATTCCTAGAAACATTTACAATGAAATTGTTTCAGCTCAACAAAAGGGTTCGTATAACACCGGTAATTCATCGAATTCCAATTCTATGCCACCTTCATTACCTTCTAAAGACAGTATAGATCATTACAAGAGAGTTCTGAACTATAACACCAACCATCCAGAAAACAAACCCAATGTTTCTGATTTGATGGAGTCGGCTAACCTTTCCCCAGGAAAAGGTGCTCCAGGCTCTCCAAATAAGAAGAGAAACTCGTTAATGAGATCTTTATCAAAAAACAGACTTTCGAGAAGGAAGTCTATGAGAGCCTCGATGACCTCTGGGTTGAAGCGTAACTCAATAACAATCAAATTGTTATCTACATACGCCAAATTATCCAACGAGACCGATTGGGAGTACATGGACAaacaaacaagaagaacttctGCTACCTTTGCTCAATTGTGtgacaagatcttcaaccaagaagactacaatgaagatgaagagaacttggttgatgaagaggaaaaagAGGCCAGAGAGTATGAGAGGTTAATGGAAATCGAAAGAAAGAAGCACGAAGCAGAATTGAAGGCACGGAAGGAATTGGCTAAACAAAGGAAGAGACAAAAGAGAAAGTCGTTGTTGTCTTCCAAAAAATTGTCaatcttcatcaaagacgACGCAAATAACTCTGAAATGGAAGTTCAAGTCGCCAATGATAATGCTAGTGAACTCACTCaaccaaagagaaagtCTAAGCTCGTCCAATCTAATGGTTTAAGATCCATTTCTGAAGGTGCTGGTAAAGAGAAGATCACTGATGAGTTGACTGCTGAAGACCTTGAGAACATCAAGCGGAGATCGGTAACTCAGCCCATCCCAAGGCAGAGAAAGCATCCAATTTTGACTAGAAGACCGGTGTCCAGATTAGATCCTTTGTGGACTGCTTACGAGAATGAAGAACTCGACCGGGCCAAAGAAGCTTTGGATGCCGAATACAAGGATTCTAAAGGAACTaagtcgaagaagaaaactaAGAGTCACAGCAGAGAGTCGATGATCTCGGTGGTCAATGATGATAGCTTCAGCAAGAAGAGATTATCCAAGCAGTACCAATTACCTGAAGTTAATATGGAAAGGTCAGACTTGAGTGATGAATACTTGTCGGAGATCAGAAAATCAAGGCTCTTGAACTCCCAAATGAACATCAGTAGTATTGCCAAGGGTGAGAGTCAAATCGagcttccaaagaagaaccaaagaCACAGAACTTTGATTGGTGATGTCAATATTCCAAATGTCACCAGGAAATCTAGACACTTCACCAATTCTAACAAGAGGTTGTCAGTGTTGTCGTTGTATTCTACTAAGGAGTCGTACCGTGACTTAAGTTCAGTGATCCAACTGGAAAGCAAGAAAGACTCGTCTCGGATGCCTCATTTGAGAACCAGTTTTGCAGACAGATTGGACCGTGCTGgtttggttgaagaagactatgaagaagatgatgagcCTTTGGATGAAGGCTCGATCATGGACTTCGAGGAACATTTGGCTAATAAGAGAGCCAGTTACTATACTGGAAGAACTAACACAGTCAAGAGATACTCCAAAGCTCAAAGCAACAGACCGTTATCTCAGTTACCAAACTTACCTCCTGCCAACCACAAGCCCAAGTCTAACAAGCCTGACACCGACTACCCCGATGAGACGTTTTCTACCAAGGCTGATAGGAGAAGAAGCAAGCAGAAGGATGATCTGGACGATTATTATGGCGGTTTATTGGATCGTGACGATGACTACGACGATGAGAACGAGAACGATGAATTCGATGGCCAGGCAGATGACAAGGTGTTTGATAATATCAAATTACCACCAACCAATGGCGAAAAGAGACATACCAATGGTGGAAAACAGCCACAACCAAGACAGAAGACCAAGTCAATGTTACCTAGTGCTGAGTCAATGTTAATTCCAAACTTTGATAACCATGCCACCAAGGCGGTTGAAAAACCAAGACCTTATGCATCCACCAAGCCtgtcaacaccaccaagaaactGACTTATCCTGGtgacttttccaagtccaaaccGTTGGAagacaccaccaataaGCCAGATCAGAAAAAGAATAAGTCAATCTTCAGAAAGTTGTCTTGGGGCACCAGAAAGACTTTTGATGATGTAACCAACCCCCAATTGCCATCTCCAGCTGATTcgtttgaagaaaagaaaccTGCTCAAAGATCAAactctttcttcaaatggttctcatcgtcatcttctgATGAAGGCACCGAAGCTGAAATCAAGAGATTCAATACCATCTTGCCAAAGCAAGAAATGTCACAGGCGTTGTTTGCTTTGTTGAACAGTTGGTCGAACTTCGgattgaagaacttgaagaatgatCATTATGCCTACATCATCAGTGGAGGAATCTCCAAGCACAACgctttcaacttgaagagttgTAAGTTCagaatcaaaatcaacacaaGGGAATTCAACCAGAAGTCCGAGATTGTGTGTGCGAGAGTGAAGGGTTCAAGGGTGACTTCTAATACTTTGTTCAAGGAGATCGAAAAGGTGTTACTCAAAGAGGGTGTTATGGACTCATGA
- the NEP1 gene encoding 18S rRNA pseudouridine methyltransferase (COG:J; EggNog:ENOG503NXBG; BUSCO:EOG09263DFA), whose protein sequence is MTDSKKKTVESATTNGTAPSSSASLKKDTPKKDLKDKDPKSIANIPTFVPASLVPVQPAPLSSKDKSTKRMIVVLSHACLETHKVSSGGAGGDKFALLNCDDHQGLLKKMGRDIAEARPDITHQCLLTLLDSPINKAGKLQVYIQTARGVLIEVNPSVRIPRTFKRFSGLMVQLLHKLSIRSVNSEEKLLKVIKNPITDHLPTKCRKVTLSFDAKVVRVQDYVSTLDDDESICVFVGAMARGKDSFADEFVDEKIGISDYPLSASVACSKFCHGSEDVWGIY, encoded by the coding sequence ATGACTGACTCCAAGAAAAAGACCGTCGAAtccgccaccaccaacgGCACAGCTCCAAGCTCGTCCGCATCCCTAAAAAAGGACACTCCTAAGAAAGACCTCAAAGACAAAGACCCCAAATCTATCGCAAACATCCCGACTTTTGTGCCTGCATCATTAGTTCCAGTCCAACCTGCCCCCTTGAGCTCCAAGGacaaatccacaaaaagaaTGATAGTGGTATTATCACACGCTTGCTTGGAAACACACAAAGTGAGCTCTGGAggtgctggtggtgataaGTTTGCGTTGTTGAACTGCGATGACCATCAAGGATTATTGAAAAAAATGGGAAGAGATATAGCTGAAGCCAGACCAGATATAACCCATCAGTGTTTATTGACGTTATTGGACTCGCCTATAAACAAAGCTGGTAAGTTGCAGGTTTACATTCAAACTGCTAGAGGAGTGCTAATCGAGGTGAATCCATCGGTGAGAATCCCAAGAACTTTCAAAAGATTCAGTGGGTTAATGGTACAACTCTTACACAAATTGAGTATCAGATCCGTCAACTCAgaagagaagttgttgaaggtgatcAAGAACCCTATTACTGATCACTTGCCAACCAAGTGCAGAAAAGTCACTTTATCTTTCGATGCTAAAGTGGTGAGAGTGCAAGATTATGTGAGCACATTGGATGACGATGAAAGTATTTGTGTGTTTGTGGGTGCTATGGCCAGAGGGAAAGATAGTTTCGCCGACGAGTTTGTAGACGAGAAGATCGGGATCTCCGACTACCCATTATCTGCTTCTGTTGCATGTTCGAAGTTCTGTCACGGTAGTGAAGACGTATGGGGCATTTACTAA
- the LCD1 gene encoding lethal, checkpoint-defective, DNA damage sensitive protein (COG:A; EggNog:ENOG503NXZ0): MSNDDFSDDDDFFESIKRHQLTHSSPQPTAASNTDYDISQVPGEIRSKLFRADGEIAILKSQLESVKSRGYEEIKHLKEDNEETKRSMEEQIKMLKFSVQKLEDEKKFLDNQVKSTFSKKRKLANPSEETIPVTQAQRVAPTTVPVATGQRIIRTQNDTTLLTDYIWKLSINGSDRTIMEYLGKVTLKDSLEIQGYRFQEKIPISSIILEYLISRKNLRLDKLLEELFSIINELIVHLIDTSLITSVPFMLSLLHGILGFKPSAVNENTIVISVSRIFEIIMLYKYTLSNEDRELFNYNKTPQMFLLEKFTLICSMDMLEKLMSLCNLHQEVKLGSRLFHEVRILDLVNQLIPKNDEALMNGAQINIIYNVVRILDNFYDTNDTEETSSQTVHSLLNINLVGVPIKEDFRFYGLNRCIGNNTDFQEIDKIIFSDNATVDPSSLIILPNPISERSKESRNSNYSIEYNHEFHVLDLRLQISQSIENYIINRMDTSILKEIEVVKLMIRSINLQQNGILRSPRSKFVDLRIKIICSFVRNLNYVFKTSKQLNEIINSETLNELSIVLSQIAFTSSSDLSGSSAKLYKLLRTQNYRLKILNEESEAKARELSNVNFSNKNKEYLAEVENEHANGLETLYDHETVELAREILGFCIDNEVADNLYININGAEMVDDNRFDEMDIVNEM; encoded by the coding sequence ATGAGCAACGATGACTTTTCCGACGACGACGACTTCTTTGAGAGTATAAAGCGGCACCAGTTGACCCACTCCAGCCCTCAACCGACCGCCGCTAGTAATACGGACTACGATATTTCCCAGGTTCCTGGTGAGATCAGAAGCAAGTTGTTCAGAGCCGACGGTGAAATCGCCATTTTAAAAAGCCAATTGGAGCTGGTCAAGTCACGTGGATATGAGGAAATCAAGCACCTCAAAGAAGACAACGAGGAGACCAAAAGAAGCATGGAGGAACAGatcaagatgttgaagttctcgGTGCAAAAGCTAGAAGAtgagaagaagtttttggacaaTCAGGTAAAAAGCACGTTTTCCAAGAAGCGAAAGCTCGCCAACCCTTCAGAAGAGACAATACCGGTGACACAGGCCCAAAGAGTGGCTCCAACGACAGTCCCTGTGGCAACTGGACAGAGAATCATCCGCACCCAAAACGACACAACGCTATTGACAGACTATATCTGGAAATTGAGCATAAACGGCAGTGACAGAACGATAATGGAGTACTTGGGGAAGGTCACCTTGAAAGATTCGCTCGAGATCCAGGGGTACCGGTTTCAAGAAAAAATTCCCATCTCAAGTATTATCCTAGAATACTTGATCAGCCGCAAGAACCTCAGACTCGACAAGCTTCTCGAAGAATTGTTCTCGATCATTAATGAACTTATAGTGCATCTCATTGACACCAGCTTGATCACATCGGTGCCATTCATGTTATCGCTTCTCCACGGGATTCTTGGGTTCAAGCCATCTGCTGTCAATGAAAACACCATTGTGATACTGGTGTCTCGAATATTCGAGATAATCATGCTCTATAAGTACACCTTGAGCAATGAGGACCGAGAGTTATTTAATTACAACAAAACTCCGCAGATGTTTTTGCTTGAAAAGTTTACCTTAATTTGCAGCATGGACATgttggaaaagttgatgTCCTTGTGTAACCTCCACCAGGAGGTGAAATTGGGCCTGCGACTTTTTCACGAGGTGAGGATCCTCGACTTGGTCAATCAGCTCATTCCCAAGAATGATGAGGCATTGATGAACGGAGCccaaatcaacatcatctACAATGTAGTACGAATCCTCGACAATTTCTACGACACGAACGACACGGAAGAAACATCTTCGCAGACCGTCCACAGCTTGCTCAACATCAACCTTGTAGGGGTCcccatcaaagaagatttCAGGTTTTACGGACTAAACCGGTGTATTGGCAATAATACCGATTTTCAGGAAATCGATAAAATCATTTTCAGTGATAACGCTACTGTTGATCCAAGCAGTTTGATCATCCTTCCGAATCCCATCTCCGAAAGATCCAAGGAACTGCGCAACAGTAACTACAGTATCGAATATAATCATGAATTTCATGTGTTGGACTTGAGGTTGCAAATTAGCCAAAGCATTGAGAACTACATCATCAACCGAATGGACACCtcgattttgaaggaaatcgAGGTGGTAAAGCTCATGATCCGAAGTATCAACCTCCAGCAAAATGGGATCTTGCGGTCCCCCCGGTCCAAGTTTGTCGATCTACGCATCAAGATCATCTGCAGCTTTGTGAGAAACCTCAATTATGTGTTTAAGACCTCAAAACAGTTGAACGAGATCATCAACTCTGAAACCCTCAACGAGCTCTCGATAGTACTTTCCCAAATTGCCTTTACGTCGAGCTCCGATCTTTCTGGCTCAAGTGCTAAGCTTTACAAGCTCCTTCGAACCCAAAACTACCGGCTTAAAATCCTCAACGAAGAGTCGGAAGCCAAAGCTCGTGAGCTCAGCAACGTTAACTTCAgcaacaagaacaaggaGTACTTGGCAGAAGTAGAAAATGAGCATGCCAATGGACTCGAAACCTTGTATGATCATGAGACGGTGGAGCTCGCTCGAGAAATTCTTGGCTTCTGTATCGATAACGAAGTGGCCGACAATCTCtacatcaacatcaacgGGGCAGAGATGGTCGACGACAACCGATTTGACGAGATGGATATAGTTAACGAAATGTAA
- the RPL37B gene encoding 60S ribosomal protein eL37 (EggNog:ENOG503P54H; COG:J), which translates to MGKGTPSLGKRHNKSHVLCNRCGKRSYHVQKKTCSSCGYPAAKMRSHNWALKAKRRRTTGTGRMAYLKHVSRRFKNGFQTQ; encoded by the exons ATGGGTA AAGGTACTCCATCGTTAGGAAAAAGACACAACAAATCTCACGTCTTGTGTAACAGATGTGGTAAGAGATCCTACCACGTCCAAAAGAAGACctgttcttcttgtggttACCCAGCTGCTAAGATGAGATCCCACAACTGGGCTTTGAAAGCtaagagaagaagaaccaccGGTACCGGTCGTATGGCTTACTTGAAGCATGTGTCCAGAAGATTTAAGAACGGGTTCCAAACTCAATAA